A single window of Pyxidicoccus xibeiensis DNA harbors:
- a CDS encoding class I SAM-dependent methyltransferase — translation MHQLLNPLDHPLCLSTPRRLLASSAWVEHVPFGMFIIDLVRPRVLVELGAHSGVSYCAFCQAVSELKLDTRCHAVDTWTGDVHAGAYGPEVLADLRAHHDPRYGGFSRLMQMTFVEALSSFEDGSIDLLHIDGCHEYEQVKADFEQWLPKLSRTGVILFHDTQVRERNFGVWRLWEELRGRYPSFEFEHGHGLGVLAVGAEPPEGVRAMAELSVEDAARFRSLFAELGSRMSLRVRCELLDAEVARLERERVAVATRHAEASRDVAALQEELAAASRRAQADALMLREREAGLERAEAAQRVLRSELDQRDAHVAHLDKELARQRDELAHISGSLGWKLVNRYWAMRERVLPPGTKRGHYYQLGKRTLQKVGSGLVKLPKQGWRRARAVPAQAPTETLTVPAQSQAQAVRAPDPRLPWSAPLTERSRASFGRRILIIAELSLPQCKRYRVDQKVEMLHRLGYEVTVLRWNDHADCKTALQFHGLVIFYRVPAFPAVEEMIGEAKRLGLHTFFDVDDLIFDVDEYRRNTNVQRLPDQERDLLLDGARLYRKALSLCEHAIASTPTIAERMAQVVPGKVYVVENCLDQGILALAAELERRPVGVDTHTVTIGYGSGTRTHDADFAMAADAILKVMERHAHVRLAIHGYLELPEGFERVASRVFRIPFLEADDYLRALASWQISIAPLEHTVFNDAKSNIKFIEASVFRVPTVCSGSGPFREIVEHGRNGMIATTAAEWEAALSALVEDAGLRERMGEEAHRAVMARYDPAVVATERLMPVVRHLPAPAPPRLKVMEVNVLFAPLSFGGATIVAEQLAHRLQAEGCDVTVFTGIMDSPLEPYSVVRYETQGLPVIAAQLPRGGDRAQDYENPKMAELFAQALKAARPDVVHFHSIQMLSASMASACVAERIPYTITVHDAWWLCERQFMVRGDNQACHQKTIDLRVCSKCVPDLRFTFKRTFALRKVLDGAALLFAPSEFQRQLYIANGVAPERIVVNTNGVLLPERPRAPRPEGAPVRFAYLGGNAVHKGYSWLKDVFETLPEDNYVLKMTDIMLRMGRTSIDAKDWKLKGRVEVVPPYDQERMDDFFDGVDVLLLPSQCKESFGLSVREALARDVWVITTAAGGVVEAIVEGVNGNVVEMSDVEGFRRAVRELLAHPERLAHYRNPKREAVRDYVAQGAELRGLLAGVVAPTARELATG, via the coding sequence TGGAGGCCCTCTCGAGCTTCGAGGACGGCTCCATCGACCTGCTGCACATCGATGGCTGCCACGAGTACGAGCAGGTCAAGGCGGACTTCGAGCAGTGGCTGCCCAAGCTGAGCCGCACCGGCGTCATCCTCTTCCACGACACCCAGGTCCGCGAGCGGAACTTCGGCGTCTGGCGGCTGTGGGAGGAGCTGCGCGGCCGCTACCCGTCCTTCGAGTTCGAGCACGGCCACGGCCTGGGCGTGCTCGCGGTGGGCGCCGAGCCGCCCGAGGGCGTGCGCGCCATGGCGGAGCTGTCCGTGGAGGACGCGGCCCGCTTCCGCTCCCTCTTCGCCGAGCTGGGCTCTCGGATGTCGCTGCGCGTGCGCTGCGAGCTGCTGGACGCGGAGGTGGCCCGGCTGGAGCGGGAGCGCGTGGCCGTGGCCACACGCCACGCGGAGGCCAGCCGTGATGTCGCCGCGCTGCAGGAGGAGCTGGCCGCGGCCTCGCGGCGGGCGCAGGCGGACGCGCTGATGCTGCGCGAGCGTGAGGCGGGCCTGGAGCGGGCCGAGGCCGCCCAGCGCGTGCTCCGCTCGGAGCTGGACCAGCGCGACGCACACGTGGCCCACCTGGACAAGGAGCTGGCCCGCCAGCGCGACGAGCTCGCCCATATCTCCGGCAGCCTGGGCTGGAAGCTCGTCAACCGCTACTGGGCCATGCGTGAGCGCGTGCTGCCGCCAGGCACGAAGCGCGGCCACTACTACCAGCTGGGCAAGCGCACCCTGCAGAAGGTGGGCTCCGGCCTGGTGAAGCTGCCGAAGCAGGGCTGGCGCCGCGCGCGCGCCGTCCCGGCCCAGGCGCCCACCGAGACCCTCACCGTCCCGGCCCAGTCGCAGGCCCAGGCCGTTCGCGCTCCCGACCCGCGCCTGCCCTGGTCGGCGCCCCTGACGGAGCGCTCCCGGGCGAGCTTCGGGCGGCGCATCCTCATCATCGCAGAGCTGTCGCTGCCCCAGTGCAAGCGCTACCGCGTGGACCAGAAGGTGGAGATGCTCCACCGGCTGGGCTACGAGGTCACCGTCCTGCGGTGGAACGACCACGCCGACTGCAAGACGGCGCTGCAGTTCCACGGCCTGGTCATCTTCTACCGCGTGCCGGCCTTCCCCGCGGTCGAGGAGATGATTGGCGAGGCGAAGCGGCTGGGGCTCCACACCTTCTTCGACGTCGACGACCTCATCTTCGACGTGGACGAGTACCGGCGGAACACCAACGTGCAGCGCCTGCCGGACCAGGAGCGCGACCTGCTGCTGGACGGCGCACGCCTCTACCGCAAGGCGCTCAGCCTCTGCGAGCACGCCATCGCGAGCACGCCCACCATCGCCGAGCGCATGGCCCAGGTCGTCCCGGGCAAGGTCTACGTCGTCGAGAACTGCCTGGACCAGGGCATCCTCGCCCTGGCCGCGGAGCTGGAGCGGCGTCCCGTGGGCGTGGACACGCACACGGTCACCATCGGCTATGGCAGCGGCACCCGGACGCACGACGCCGACTTCGCCATGGCGGCGGACGCCATCCTGAAGGTCATGGAGCGCCACGCGCACGTGCGGCTCGCCATCCATGGCTACCTGGAGCTGCCGGAGGGCTTCGAGCGCGTCGCCAGCCGCGTGTTCCGCATCCCCTTCCTGGAGGCGGACGACTACCTGCGCGCGCTGGCGTCATGGCAGATCAGCATCGCGCCGCTGGAGCACACCGTCTTCAACGACGCCAAGAGCAACATCAAGTTCATCGAGGCCTCCGTCTTCCGGGTGCCCACGGTGTGTTCCGGCTCGGGGCCCTTCCGGGAAATCGTCGAGCACGGCCGCAACGGGATGATTGCCACCACTGCCGCGGAGTGGGAGGCGGCGCTGTCGGCGCTGGTGGAGGATGCGGGGCTGCGCGAGCGGATGGGCGAAGAGGCCCACCGGGCCGTCATGGCGCGCTATGACCCCGCGGTGGTGGCGACCGAGCGGCTGATGCCCGTCGTGCGGCACCTGCCGGCGCCGGCCCCGCCGCGCCTCAAGGTGATGGAGGTGAACGTCCTCTTCGCGCCGCTGAGCTTCGGTGGCGCCACCATCGTCGCGGAGCAGTTGGCCCACCGGCTCCAGGCCGAGGGCTGTGACGTCACCGTCTTCACCGGCATCATGGACTCGCCGCTGGAGCCGTACAGCGTGGTGCGCTACGAGACGCAGGGGCTGCCCGTCATCGCGGCGCAGCTGCCGCGGGGAGGGGACCGCGCGCAGGACTACGAGAACCCGAAGATGGCGGAGCTCTTCGCCCAGGCGCTCAAGGCCGCGCGGCCGGACGTGGTGCACTTCCACTCCATCCAGATGCTGAGCGCGTCGATGGCCTCCGCGTGTGTCGCGGAGCGAATCCCCTACACCATCACCGTGCACGACGCGTGGTGGCTGTGCGAGCGGCAGTTCATGGTCCGCGGCGACAACCAGGCCTGCCACCAGAAGACCATCGACCTGCGCGTGTGCTCCAAGTGCGTGCCGGACCTGCGCTTCACCTTCAAGCGCACCTTCGCCCTGCGCAAGGTGCTGGATGGCGCGGCCCTGCTGTTCGCCCCGAGCGAGTTCCAGCGCCAGCTCTACATCGCCAACGGCGTGGCGCCGGAGCGCATCGTGGTCAACACGAACGGGGTGCTGCTGCCCGAGCGCCCGCGCGCGCCCCGGCCCGAGGGGGCGCCGGTGCGCTTCGCGTACCTGGGCGGGAACGCGGTGCACAAGGGCTACTCCTGGCTCAAGGACGTCTTCGAGACGCTGCCCGAGGACAACTACGTCCTCAAGATGACCGACATCATGCTGCGCATGGGCCGGACCTCCATCGACGCGAAGGACTGGAAGCTGAAGGGCCGCGTCGAGGTCGTCCCGCCGTATGACCAGGAGCGGATGGACGACTTCTTCGATGGCGTCGACGTGCTGCTGTTGCCCTCGCAGTGCAAGGAGAGCTTCGGCCTGTCGGTGCGCGAGGCGCTCGCCCGGGATGTCTGGGTCATCACCACCGCGGCCGGCGGCGTGGTGGAGGCCATCGTGGAGGGCGTGAATGGCAACGTCGTGGAGATGAGCGACGTGGAGGGCTTCCGCCGCGCGGTGCGCGAGCTGCTGGCCCACCCGGAGCGGCTCGCCCACTACCGCAACCCGAAGCGGGAGGCCGTGCGCGACTACGTGGCGCAGGGCGCGGAGCTGCGCGGGCTGCTCGCCGGTGTGGTGGCGCCGACCGCGCGCGAGCTCGCCACCGGCTGA